One Setaria italica strain Yugu1 chromosome II, Setaria_italica_v2.0, whole genome shotgun sequence DNA segment encodes these proteins:
- the LOC101768064 gene encoding probable mixed-linked glucan synthase 3: MASPAPAAGAVYVANGGLTDPLLASANGHGAAAKKAGHGAKGKYWVASDKAERRAAKESGGEDGRALLFRRYKVKGALLQPYRLLIIIRLIAVLLFFAWRIRHNKSDVMWFWTMSIVGDVWFGFSWLLNQLPKFNPVKTIPDLVALKRHFDLPDGTSRLPGIDVFVTTANPVDEPILYTMNCVLSILAVDYPVNRLACYLSDDSGALVLYEALVEVGKFAPLWVPFCRKYCIEPRAPESYFEMVAPPQAGRESQEFLNDYRRVQMEYDEFKVRLDKLPDTIRKRSDMYNSMRTAEGDAKATWMANGTQWPGTWIDSTETHGKGHHDPIAKVVLDHPSRGHSQPNAEGIPSIGATDERLPMLVYVSREKNPSYDHNKKAGALNAQLRASALLTNAQLIINFDCDHYINNSQALRSAVCFMLDQRDGDNTAFVQFPQRFDNVDPTDRYGNHNRVFFDGTMLALNGLQGPSYLGTGCMFRRLALYGIDPPHCRAENVTAEASRFGDSALFLDSVSEALKQERSATPPPLDDTFLTELERVVTCSFDKGTDWGKGVGYIYDIATEDIVTGFRIHGQGWRSMYCTMEHDAFCGIAPINLTERLHQIVRWSGGSLEMFFSHNNPFIGGRRIQPLQRVSYLNMTIYPVTSVFILIYALSPVMWLIPDEVYIQRPFTRYVVYLLVIIVMIHMIGWLEIKWAGVTWLDYWRNEQFFMIGSTSAYPAAVLHMAVNLLTKKGIHFRVTSKQTAADDNDRFADLYDFRWVPMLIPTMLVLFCNVSAIGVALGKTVVYIGTWTAAKKMHAALGLLFNIWIMFLLYPFALAIMGRWAKRPIILVVLLPVIFVLVALLYVGLHFLLAGVIPF, from the exons ATggcttcgccggcgccggcagccggTGCCGTCTATGTGGCCAATGGCGGCCTCACCGACCCGCTTCTAGCGAGCGCGAACGGCCATGGTGCCGCCGCGAAGAAGGCCGGCCACGGTGCCAAGGGCAAGTACTGGGTGGCCTCCGACAAGGCGGAGAGGCGGGCGGCGAAGGAGTCCGGCGGTGAGGACGGCCGCGCGCTGCTGTTCCGGAGGTACAAGGTCAAAGGCGCCCTCCTGCAGCCCTACAG GTTGCTGATCATCATACGCTTGATCGCCGTCCTTCTCTTCTTCGCATGGCGCATCAGGCACAACAAATCCGACGTCATGTGGTTCTGGACCATGTCGATCGTCGGCGACGTTTGGTTTGGCTTCTCGTGGCTCCTCAACCAGCTCCCGAAGTTCAACCCCGTCAAGACCATCCCAGACCTCGTCGCCCTCAAGAGGCACTTTGACCTCCCCGATGGCACCTCCAGGCTCCCCGGCATTGATGTTTTCGTCACCACCGCCAACCCCGTCGACGAGCCCATACTCTACACCATGAACTGTGTCCTCTCCATCCTCGCTGTCGACTACCCGGTCAACAGGCTTGCCTGCTATCTCTCGGATGATAGCGGGGCGCTGGTGCTCTACGAAGCATTGGTCGAGGTTGGAAAGTTTGCGCCTCTTTGGGTTCCATTCTGCCGCAAGTACTGCATTGAGCCACGAGCACCAGAGAGCTACTTCGAGATGGTGGCGCCACCGCAGGCTGGAAGAGAATCGCAGGAATTCTTGAATGATTACAGGAGGGTGCAGATGGAGTATGATGAGTTCAAGGTGCGTTTGGACAAGCTCCCGGATACCATCCGCAAGAGGTCTGATATGTACAACAGCATGAGAACTGCGGAAGGAGATGCAAAGGCGACTTGGATGGCAAATGGGACACAATGGCCAGGCACATGGATTGATTCGACAgaaacccatggaaaaggacaCCATGATCCAATTGCTAAG GTTGTCCTGGATCATCCAAGCCGTGGGCATTCACAACCGAATGCTGAAGGCATTCCCAGCATCGGTGCCACTGATGAGCGCCTCCCGATGCTTGTCTATGTCTCTCGTGAGAAAAACCCAAGCTATGATCACAACAAGAAGGCAGGTGCCCTGAATGCCCAGTTGCGGGCCTCTGCTCTTCTGACTAATGCCCAACTCATCATCAACTTTGACTGCGACCACTACATCAACAATTCTCAAGCCCTACGTTCTGCGGTCTGCTTCATGCTAGACCAGCGAGATGGTGATAACACTGCCTTCGTCCAGTTCCCACAGCGCTTCGACAATGTTGACCCAACGGACCGCTATGGCAACCACAATCGGGTATTCTTTGATGGAACCATGCTTGCTCTTAATGGCTTGCAAGGACCCTCATACCTCGGCACTGGTTGCATGTTCCGTCGCTTAGCACTCTATGGTATTGACCCACCCCACTGCAGAGCAGAGAATGTCACAGCCGAGGCTAGCAGGTTCGGTGACTCAGCACTCTTCCTAGATTCAGTGTCAGAAGCCCTAAAACAAGAAAGGTcagccacaccaccaccacttgATGACACATTTCTCACCGAGTTAGAGAGGGTCGTGACATGTTCTTTTGACAAAGGGACTGATTGGGGCAAGGGTGTAGGGTATATCTATGACATAGCCACAGAAGACATAGTGACTGGATTTCGCATCCATGGGCAAGGGTGGCGCTCCATGTATTGTACAATGGAGCATGACGCATTCTGTGGCATTGCACCGATCAACCTTACTGAGCGCCTCCATCAGATTGTGCGTTGGTCTGGTGGGTCTCTAGAGATGTTCTTCTCCCACAATAACCCATTCATTGGTGGGCGTCGGATCCAACCTCTTCAGCGTGTCTCCTACCTCAACATGACAATCTACCCAGTCACATCAGTCTTCATCCTGATCTATGCTCTAAGCCCGGTGATGTGGCTTATCCCTGATGAAGTATACATCCAGAGACCATTCACTAGGTACGTCGTGTACCTTCTTGTAATCATCGTGATGATTCACATGATTGGCTGGCTCGAGATAAAGTGGGCGGGGGTCACATGGCTGGACTACTGGCGCAACGAGCAGTTCTTCATGATCGGCTCAACAAGCGCATACCCAGCGGCAGTGCTGCACATGGCAGTGAACCTCCTCACAAAGAAGGGCATACACTTCAGGGTCACTTCAAAGCAAACAGCAGCTGACGACAATGACAGGTTTGCCGACTTGTATGATTTTCGATGGGTGCCAATGCTCATCCCGACAATGCTAGTTCTGTTTTGCAATGTTAGTGCCATTGGTGTAGCCCTGGGCAAAACCGTGGTATACATTGGCACATGGACAGCAGCGAAGAAGATGCATGCAGCACTGGGTCTGCTGTTCAACATATGGATCATGTTTCTCCTCTACCCATTTGCACTAGCAATCATGGGACGGTGGGCAAAGAGGCCGATCATCCTAGTTGTCTTGTTGCCGGTTATCTTTGTACTTGTTGCCCTGTTGTATGTAGGTCTCCATTTCTTACTTGCCGGCGTTATTCCATTCTAG